The sequence below is a genomic window from Ipomoea triloba cultivar NCNSP0323 chromosome 10, ASM357664v1.
aattgtgacgggTCAACCTTGGAATTTGGACTCGGGTTcatagtattttattattatattttttaaattatatttttttctaccttacattttctctttcctaatcacgtGTAACTATACTAAATTCAATcctattattaaatatttattaattaaatttctattctaagagaaagattttttttgtaCCCATAAAATTTTtaccaaaaatgataataaGAGTAAATATTTTGTGGACTCACATTTTATACTCCAccttttattctttttacaGGATtgctttctttgttttttttggaccttgaaaataactaattttttttgtcatatcGGGAGcagaatttgaaagtatattttGGTAGAATTTAACAGTACAACTGGAGGAAGATACATAATGTTTACGGTTAACCCTGGGATAAGAAATAACGATTTATTCTATATATACGCGAAATCCGATGCTGATGTAGTGATGTATAGTTGCTCTTCTGGTCTACATACGTGAgccgtcttcttcttcttcttcttttctgtTCTGGAGAGAAACTTTTATCTTCGTTTCTGATAAAcacatagagagagagagagagagagagagaaaatgggGGTAGAAAATGGAGAATCAGGAGTGAGGAGGAGATCTCGGTTTTGTTCATGCACAAAGGACGATTTTCTCCCCGAGGAATCGTTCAGGAGCTGGGGAAACTACGTGAATGCGCTGAAACAGACTCCGTCGCGGCTGGCGGACCGGGTTTTCACCCGCTCCGACGACAAGGCAGAGCTGGCCGCCAAGGCCCGGAGCAACCACGACATGAAGAAGACTCTCTCGTGGTGGGATCTCATATGGTTCGGCATGGGCGCCGTCATCGGCGCCGGAATCTTCGTTCTCACCGGACTGGAGGCGCGGGATGATGCTGGACCCGCCGTCGTCCTCTCCTACGTCGTCTCCGGTATCTCTGCTTTGCTCTCTGTCTTCTGCTATACCGAGTTCGCCGTCGAGATCCCTGTTGCAGGTATtcaccataatttcatttttgctcCTCAACAATTTCAAATcacacctttttttttcctccttctataattacactttttgctccttattatacaatttagtttatcattttcaattttagtaatACCAGATTATAAATCTAATctcttaatatataaaagagcAATACTATAAAtcttttttgtatttttccTAAAAACTTATCCTCCTCATCTTTTGATTAGtatctaaatttattttttaattagcacTGATGTCATCAATTCGTTAGCatccaataaataaaaatcaccTCATTAAGAGAAAATTTGGAAGGAAAAATAGCATTTTCCTATATAAAACAAACCATTTAGCTATTTTTTCAATACTTAATTCATATCACCCtctatttcaaaattttgaggAATTACATTGATTACTTGGGGGAAGGACTAAATTTGTTACATTATAGAATAGTTGATGATCAcatttactaaaatttaaatgggaattaaattgcataataaTCAATAATTGAGGAAGCAAACGTAAAattatctattattattattattagaaaaaaaattacaattttcgtccctaaattataaGGTAATGGTAAACTTGGTCTCTGAGTGTTGTCATTCTCACTTTTTGTATCTAAGTTATATGTTAGCACTTTCTGGGTATAactcaatgataacttaggagTATAACCAATACTTgtacgaattctacaattaccttatatacttttttttactccgattgtaattttttattttttaattctgaTTTTGGATATTCATAGTTGAACGTGAACCAAATGCTCCtatgtatataattaaatattttgttaagcaaagatgatgatgatgatgatttatGTCAGGTGGTTCATTTGCGTATCTAAGGGTAGAGTTAGGTGACTTTGTGGCCTTCATAGCCGCCGGAAACATCCTTCTCGAATATGTGATCAGCGGAGCAGCAGTGTCTCGCTCCTGGACATCTTACTTGGCCACTCTCTGCAACCAGGACCCCGATTCTTTTCTCATCAAAGCTCATAGTTTAGCAGAAGGCTATAACAAGCTCGACCCCATTGCCGTTGGAGTTTGCATAATCATCTGTTTCATAGCAATTTTCAGCACAAAGGGCTCTTCTCGCCTCAACTACGTTGCCAGTATCATCCACACAATCGTGATTTTGTTCATTATAGTTTGTGGACTCATCAAATCCGATGCCAGCAACTATACACCCTTTGCGCCGTTTGGTCCCCGGGGGATTTTCAAGGCTGCGGCTGTGCTGTTTTTTGCGTATGTGGGGTTCGATGCGGTTTCGACTATGGCGGAGGAAACGAAGAACCCGGCGAGAGATATTCCGATTGGGTTGGTGGGGTCCATGGTGATTACTACCACTATTTACTGCTTGATGGCGATTACTCTGTGCTTGATGCAGAAATATGACAGCGTTGATGAGAATGCTCCGTTCTCGATCGCTTTCAAGAGGGTTGGGTGGTCGTGGGCTCAGTACTTGGTTGCTTTTGGGGCTTTGAAAGGGATGACCTCTGTGTTGTTGGTTAGTGCGGTTGGGCAAGCGCGGTATTTAACCCACATTGCGCGAACCCACATGATGCCGCCTTGGTTCTCCCACGTGAATGCCAAGACTGGGACTCCCGTGAACGCCACCGCTACAATGATGGCAGCCACTGCGGTGATTGCCTTGTTCACAAAGCTCGACATTTTGGCCAACCTGCTCTCCATCTCCACACTCTTCATCTTCATGCTCGTGGCAGTTGCTCTCCTGGTGCGCCGCTACTATGTTGCTGGGGTCACTACGCCCTGCAACCGCCTCAAGCTCATCCTCTTCATCCTCCTCATCCTCGCGTCTTCGATAGCCACGGCTGCTTACTGGGGTCTGAGCGACGACGGGTGGATTGCCTACTGTGTAACGGTTCCGGTATGGTTCCTGGCAACTGCGGGGATTTATTTCTTCGTTCCTCATGCTCGCGATCCTAAGATGTGGGGGGTGCCTCTGGTGCCCTGGCTGCCCTCTGCCTCCATTGCCATCAACATTTTCCTCCTCGGCTCCATAGATAAAGAATCTTTCGAGAGGTTTGGTATTTGGACTGCTTGTCTTCTGATTTACTACCTCTTCTTTGGCCTTCATGCATCATATGACACTGCAAAGGAAGTAGAAAAGAATCAAGAGGTTGGGAAGATTGAGGAGGGAGATGTTGCCCCTTCTGCTCCAAATTCTCCTCAGAATTAGTATTAGTATAGTCTGCAAAATATAATGTCACTTGTGCTGTCCAATGTCCACACCTTATTTCTTATATCAAGGATTCATTTCAGTTGTGTACATATTCTATATCTCAACAAAATGGGaacatttaaaaaacaaaagacaCCCTTTAAGGTTTTACGAGTGAAATCAAATCACGATTTTATAAATGTCATAAAACTATGATGTTCAACCGCAATCTTCTTAACAATTACAACCCTGAACAAACAAATCTAAGCCCTAAAAACAATCGCAATGCTGACCAATCTTATGCATTCATACATCATTCCCTCTAAAACCTATTTACTTGCACACTCCATGATACACAATACCCGGGCAAGAGAAATTAGAACCTTAACAAAATAGTACCCCATTTAGAGCATCTAGAGAATACAATACACattaatttacaattttgtatGAGCCTATGTCTCTATCTTCAGAAGAGAATTGAGGGATGTACTGTTGAACCGCTGTGCGAGGCCCCGGATAACAAGGGCAATTATGTCTCGCAGGTGGCGTGTCTGCACTAACAAGTCAACTTCATTTTCACTGTCAACCACGATCCTGAGACGGTGTTGATCACTCCGAAATAGCTCCACCTGCAAAATATTGATATTATTGTGCTACCAGgttctattatttttattgagacAGTCAAACTTCCTAAAGTTTATAATCATAATGTTAAGATGAGCTACTAATCCCTCAGATTTTCAACAATTGTAAAATTCCCAAGGAAATGTTAGTCTTCAGGGAATTAAAAACCACTAGATGGTgctgtaaataataataataataaacaataataacCATAGGCTTATGGTTGTGCTTGTATATGAATGAAAATATGGCTTGACCATTACACTTTTGAATTTGAGATGCCTTAAATATAGTTTTGTTGAGTTGTTATATCCCTATGTGCCTATTAAATGCCTGAAGTTGCTTATGATGCTTTAATGGTTCTATGACTTATCACCAGACAAAAGGGGAGAATAATATGCTATACGCCTATACATGTGCTCTCATGTAGGCTTTGACAAGCTGGCTGCATATGAATATACTCCTTTAAGGAGATCCGATCATCCATTGCTTCACTACAAATTACAATGTCTTCAATTCCTAGCCTCCATATTCTACCGTATTTTATCACATTGTGCAATTGCCTACTTAGTtgatattaccatatttaaggTGTGGTTGCCTCCCTGACCATCCTGAGTGCTCAATTTAATCTACTCTTCATTCATACCAATTTTAGTGCTACTTTGATCACATAGTGTTGCCTAAACTTGAACTAAGGGATAATACAATAGATTATGATTAAAAATCACAATTATAATAGCCTTATTCACCAACTCTTCGCTGGGTACATAGGGACTTTCAAATTGAATTGACAAAAGTTGAGTAACTTACATGGAAAGGAGGGGCATAAGTGCCTCGAATTTCAGTTGTGGGAAATGAAGTTTTAGAACCAGGCTTCACAACCTTAACCCTCTTTCTGTTAACCTCCAAAATTCTTCTCTCAAGACTTCCAACCCCAGGAAGCTGCAATGCATATAAAATTTGTTCATCTCTTATCATTATGCAccagaaaaattaaataaaaatacatttttaaaaaaaacaaataaaaaaaacatggtAATACCTTCTTAGAAGATCGTTCCTTGTCACACAACACCTGCAATCATGCaccaaaatgcaaaaaaaatttaattatttgagcaCAGGGAGTGGGTAGCAAGAAGGAActagaaaacatttttaaaaaaagtgacTTAAAATGAATAGGCAGGCAATGCATATACTGCCATAAAATCATATCTTGCTAGATAACAGCTTTGAGTTTGTGGTCTGATCCGTTCTTCAATTGGTAAGACAAGTATCTGCTCACAAATAGATGAGGAAGTAAATCTCTAAATCTCTAACCATTTACCACTTCCAAACTCTGACTATATTTATCAGTTAAGACTCTTCGTTCATCAACTCTAGGTTCTCTTTCAAttcttctttgatttttatcCCCCTTCATAAAGGAAACTTTTGTAGGACACAACTTTGAAGCAGAACTCTGGCTTTGAATTGATATTACAAAAACCAATGTTGGCATCTTAGCAGCATGCCCTTTCATCATAGGAACCAATAAAATGTCTATTTGAATGTCCCAATTTAAGACAAACACACAAAAAGGCATTGTCATGTATAAGCTCAGCCAGTGCACTGAATGATAAGAAGTTTTTGTGCAAAGGTGGAAATGAACTGCACAAAGGAAATGCAAAAAGCAAATGTGAAACGTGAATTCGTGAAATGGGACATAATAGAAAGGATTGACATAATCCACTGCCATACTTGGAGGTAATACCaactaaaataatatatctagcacaaagaatcaaaatgcACATAACAAATACAGAACAGTTGAGCAACACAAGGAGTACAAATGATTAATGATAGCACGTTAAAAGTTCCAAATTTGAAGTATCGTATGTTATCATTGTGATTGTCATAGTAGTGCCTTGGAATATTAAAAAAGACAGTACACAAATTAACAGAAAAAGGATCCTCATAATCATATAAAGGGATAATGGCATATGGTTCAGAAATGAATTTCAGGAAGTAGGGCAGCACCTCAAACTTCACCGCTCCAATCTCAAGTTTCTGCTTCACTTCTTTAAGGACATCAGGCTCTGCAAATGGTACAAAATCATCATCAGAGTACAACACATTGTAAGGTGGAAACAACATTCAGCTTCTCAAACACAACCACCCCACCCAGCTGGACTACAAGAAGAGGAGTAGAAAGAATAGGACAAGAACCAGAATATAAGATCTCCAACAGGTCAAATGGGCCTAGAAGGGGAGAGTagtacaacaacaataacaatctGATCTACCAAAAAGACTATTTCTTAGCATGTGCACATCaatgtatgtttatatattactcAGTTTCTTGGAACAGATATGTTAAGTGAATAGTAAGTGATCAAGTGAGGACATTTCCAAACAGCGGGATATCTTTCATTTAAAACATCAAAATTGAGAATATACATATCTATACACTATACTAAGTGAATCTTATAAGGAAAACATAAAGAAATTGAACACATATACGTATTGGGTGATGAACTGGTGATGACAGCTGTGGCAATTTACCTACTGCAATTGGATCTGTAGATGCAGAAACAGGCTGCCCCTCAACTCCATCTTCTCTTACAGGGGTATAAATCACCACTAGCCTATAGCCCACATCATCAACGTTAGCTTCATACATCCTTCCTGTCTCCCCTGCCAACAAAAAATGGGGAGATAACAGAACTTCAGCATCCTTAATTCTTGAAATTGGTCAAAGTGCACTAATGAAAGAATGTGCACAAATGACCTCATGCTAGTTACCTTTGACCTCTACAAATATACATACTTTGCACCTAGCTAACTAGGTCAGGAATGCATACCCAGTTTGCATACCCTTATCAGTTTTGAAGTAacattactataaattttagcCAGGCCACAATGGCCACATCAAACTAACAGTCTAACATGATAGGCTGAGTCCATAACGTTTTTAAACTGTGATTTCAACATTACCTTAATGCTAAAAAGTGACTAATTAATGTAggaaatttgataattttcatGGATTTCTGCAGCCGAATGGTCCGAATAGAggggaaaaaaattttaaaaaaaagcaaaaagacAGTTACTAAATTTGATACTTTAGCATACCTGGAATAGAAATGAGATCAGGACTTCCAACCATTGATCTAAGCCACTGGATTTTACTTTTACCCTCTTTTCCACCACTATAAATACCACGAAATGCAAACAAATTGGTGTGGAAACCTCTTCCCTCAATCTCTAGCTTATCCATCCTAGGAATACCTGAAATAAGTAGAATTTTGTGTCAGTTTGTAACCACTGTAACTATGACAATCAAGTGAAAAAGAGccttcataaaaataaataaataaatctgaTATCAAATTGCAGAGAAGCAATATATGACTGTGACTTCAGAAAAAGAACTGAACTCCAAAGCAAGGGGAAAGATTAACCAGAAGTTCATATCAAGCAAGCAAAAGGTAAAGGCATTCACAATTGATAGAAGGATGCTTACCCCTGCATAACTAGCTACTAACCAATGAACTTTATCTTTAAACAAATGATAGATTTCAAGTAATGTTTCATTAATTAAAGGGTAAAAACCTGGCAAAATAGAAGCAGTTTCGGCATATGCTGGTTCACTTGACCTTCCAAAAACATCAGTCACAATGCATTCACACCTAATAGAATGGCCTATGTCCTCAAACCGAACCTTGTATGAACAAGAATGCTGCGACGGTAAAGGCTCAAAGGAATTTTCACTTCCATTTTCAGATGAAATGAACCTGCAGTACCTCATTGTATCAAAAGcttttctctttttaaaaaaCTGAAAAAGATATTCTTGTTTAAATGTTAATAACTGTATTCAACTGTGAAAAAATACATGTTATATTAGCGCTACTTGAAGATCTCACAATCAATAGGAAACCCTTAAAAGATCTTTCTTAATCTAGTAAATTGTCAAATGCAATATGGTCTATTTAGAACCAATATTAAGCAAGATGAACAATTATTCACAccaaacaaaacaattcaagaaaaaagcaagttaataaatatcaaatttctcATCAACTCATGAGATTAATATAACACAATTTGGATCCACAAGAACCTAGCAAGAGTATCTTCttcagattttattttattttattttttttaaaaatcagttTCATACTATTGGTGTTCCTTTAAATACTTCTTTTTTACATATTCAGATtcaggaaaaataaaaacaatattagatttagaaaaatcatttgattccaaaataaaaacaatattagaTTTAGAAAAATCATTTGATTCCAAGCACATGGAGTTATTAGATTTAGAAAAATCATTTGATTCCAAGCACATGGAGTATAAAGAGCAATACCACTTGTATCTGACATCTTTCTTGTATTTTCCccaataaaaaacaaatcagTTCCATACTATTGGTGTTCCTTTAAATACTTCTTTTTTACATATTCAGATtcaggaaaaataaaaacaatattagatttagaaaaatcatttgattccaaaataaaaacaatattagaTTTAGAAAAATCATTTGATTCCAAGCACATGGAGTTATTAGATTTAGAAAAATCATTTGATTCCAAGCACATGGAGTCTAAAGAGCAATATACCACTTGTATCTGACATCTTTCTTGTATTTTCCCCAAACATGTTGTTGGCTTTCACTTTGTGGGATAACTTCCACTGCAGTCAGTACATCCCCTTCAATATTCTTCCCAGAAAGAGCTAGTGTCTCAATTCTAGGAATCTCTGCATTGCAAAATGATCATGGGAATTAACACTCTAAATTCCAGAAACAGTGAATATCAAAGTTGTATAAGATGCATTGACACCAGAGACCGTTTAGAAAGACATTTCTGGGTTATGGATAACAACAGTGATAGAGAAAGGAAAGACAATTTTAATAGGATGCATTTAAGTCTAAAATTTTTCTGCATGTTAAGAGTGAAAATTTTGCATGCCCATCAAGAAACAAGAAATACGGTTGCCTGAAATATTTTTGGTTCATGCATTGACTAACCTAAGAGTTGGTGCTATGATGCATCAGGATTTTCCTTTCAAAGTATGAAGCAGTATTCAAATTTATTGTAGTTTTTAAAACATCGTATTCAATTATTTGTTACAACTAGATTGATATAGCATACGTCGCACATCATTACAAAGTAAATTTTCAAACAATTACTGATAAATGAGGTATCCACGGTTTCTTTTGGCCAAAGTAATCAGGACAAGCCAACTATCAAAAATCAGTATAACAATCACCACAAACTAGGTACCCAAAGTTACAGACCCAGAATGTTGAGTCCAACAGAAAATGTAGAGCTTTAACTTCTAGGAGTACTTATACTATATTTTCAAAGAAATACAATGGCCAGAGATGTACCTGGGAGGATCAAATCAGTTGGCTGAGATAACTTAAGTTCTCCAACAACAGAATCTGATCGGACTGGAGTATATCTGCAAAATGCATcaaattgttttagaatacAAAAACATGCCATGGCTGATATACCACAGGCTTCTACCATAACAATTTTCATGTCCCTAATGTTTTAGAATACAAAAACAAATGTAGTTGAATCCATAAAATCATGGCATGGCAAGTTCAAGAAAATTGAACCAATgtaaatgtgaaaattttagTACATTAGCTATTAGGAAGTTGGCAGAGAGACTGCAATTTGCATAATCATGAATTCATGGCAGGTAAAAAGGATTTTTGGATATAGATTTGGAGCATGAACCACATAGTTTCATGTGAAATGCGTTTAGAGTTCTCAAGGAATATGTATGAATAAAAAACCTCAGATACAAAATCAAAAGAATAGTAGGACCATGTGACTTAACAGATAAAAAAGCAAAAGGTCCAATTCTTTGACAATAATGTAGCCAGAATAATaagatacacacacacatggaCACAACCTTCTTGTCACTATATTTCagtgttcttttttttaattccagaAAATATTAGACCTTAAAGTAACTCTGATTATGCATGCACTAGAGGTGTTGGCCCACCCCACAGACATCATCTTTTAGCAACTCCTACAGCACTTAGCATAACGCTAAACTGTCTTAGTATCTTCTAACAAACATTTGAGAGGAAGAAAAGATGGCCAGATTGGTTACCCAAATAACAGACGAGAATTGTAGTCTTCATCAGTGACTTCATATGTTTTAGAATTTGCTCCATCAATGAGAGTAATTGTTCCGTCATTAGTTTCCCTATACCAACTGTATAAGCTCAATCCTTCATAACCACCAAAATATTCGCCTTCCCCAAGGTAAGTACTTGATGATAACTCCTTTATATGAACATTGGAAACTACAGGAGAAGCTGTAAAGCATTCCATTTGAACATTTTATCAGAACTTTGAGATAAATTAGAAGTCAAAAAGAAAACGTATTTCATATCAAGGATAacacataaaaagaaaaagattaaacAACTTTTTCAGTGAATTCTTGAGCcaagagaaaaagaaattccttacaaaaatttgaaaaagcgAGTGAAATTAAGGGGTTTTAAGACCCATCTATCAAAATCATGGTACCTCAAGTGGACGATATAGAGCTTATCACACAAAATCACGTTACTAGACAATGCAAGaagaaatataaagaaaaaagaacaccTTAAAGGGAAATGAATGAGGATTCTACCTGCAGATACAGGAAATTCGCAAATTGAAACCAATGCCTTTCCGGATTTCCCATCAGCACGAGTTGGCAGCCAATGTAAAGCCAAATATGCTCCAACATCTTCCAGAGAAGGAGTATATGTTCTGGCACAGAAATTAGATATATGAGAATTACCATAGTAGACTTATCAATATAACAAGTCATACTGAATATTTGACTATTTGACTAATTTAACTTTTAAACTAACTTACAACGTCCTGTCACATATATGAGCATCAACTTGACTGTTTACTGCATCTAGCAGCATGGATCCATGGATCTTATCATTTGCTCTGAACCATATATATTCCCCAATACCTTCCTGTCCTCCAAAGTATCTCTTTTCAGGAATAGCCTCCTTGCCCTCACAACATTCAGGAATTGTTAACTCAACCCCCATTGGGTCCCCTATATCAAGGAAAGTTGGTTTAATAAAGATTGAATAAAATTATCACATAATAAGAACACAATATGGAAATAAAAACAAAGTGTGATGATTTCCGTAATAATTCTGCACTGAAGGGCAAACGGTTTATTGCCTTTATGCTGAGGTgaggaattaattttttgatgtCCAAATGTGTAAATCAAATATGGAAAGGATACCCTAAATCTGTTaagcagaagaaagaaacaGCATGCATAAGATTTTGCCAAAAATCAAATAACCTCTTTCTTGTTGGTTGGAAAGCTATGGTCCTGCACATTATTCAAGCCTAACTTGATATTTCATGATAGCTAAAACTAGTTCTTTTCTTCTTTAAGTTAATTATAACGAATAATACGGTCATATCCGCTTCCCAGTAAACAGTTATTTGCTTCAGAAAGCATATGATTTACCACCAAATGAAAGAAATCTGTCTTTACAAGATGCATAGTGTTAAGAGTctcacattgataaaataagagagaacatatgggtttataaggtcatgggttagactagctaattggttggattcagccttttagtgtggtttggcacatgtgcattatagcccaattgagtgacccTAGCGCAAtcttagtttataagacatagaTATGCACATTAAAGAATCCAATTACCATGCACAATTGGTCCAGACAGAATAGTATATGAAAAGAGAATTGTGTGCATCAACAAAAAAGCTCACCAGGCTCTACTGGTCCAGACAGAAGACTCTTGGGGCTTCCTTTTAATCCATCTTTTCTTACAGGAATGTAAATAAGTTCTATGCATTCTCCAACGTCATCAAGAGTTAACTGCAGAAACTCTGCCAACAAAATAAAATCACATCAAATAATTGCAGCCTGGGAAGATCAAAGGTTTTTCTATATTTGAAGTTAAGAAAAACTTGCCACTAGAACTAATTTTGTCTTTGACACCACCAGTCTTCACTCTAAACCATTCACACGAACAATCTCCCATCTCCCTGTATAATAAACAACTAAGTAAAAGATGATACTAGAGTAAATATAGAAactgaaatttatatattagaTAAGCCATTAGTAGTTCAACCCTCCACTATAAGAAGCAATGAAGCCAACACGCTCCCCTTCAACCAAAGATCCAACAAATTCAAGTGAGTGGCATGTTGGTGGCCCTGCAATAAGAGGTTAcacacatttttatttatttcaagttTTATAATGTCATAAACCATGTCCAATATGTCTACTACAATACATGAACGACAAATGAAATGTGGCTTTGAGCACTTCATTAACACCAAGTAAAAAGGTGAAGACAATAGAACATGGCAGAATACAATCTAATAGGCAAGAGGATCTGCAAACCTAATTAACATTTAACAGTACAAGGtaaaacaatacaattataGCACACTTGAGAAAATAATAGAAGAATTACTTGCCTTTACCTTTAGCTGGTAAGATAGGAAAAGAACAGAAGTACATCTGAAGTTAAAGTACAGTTCAAAAATGACAACGAATCATTTGCCTATACCTGGAATGATAGGTCCAACTTGTTCCGATAGAACAATAGGACCACGGGCCCAATCACAACGGACGGGTTCACAAGACACAGATATGAAATAGCCAACATCATCAATTGAAAGTGAGTATGATGAAGTTGTAGCACCAT
It includes:
- the LOC116031862 gene encoding cationic amino acid transporter 1-like; its protein translation is MGVENGESGVRRRSRFCSCTKDDFLPEESFRSWGNYVNALKQTPSRLADRVFTRSDDKAELAAKARSNHDMKKTLSWWDLIWFGMGAVIGAGIFVLTGLEARDDAGPAVVLSYVVSGISALLSVFCYTEFAVEIPVAGGSFAYLRVELGDFVAFIAAGNILLEYVISGAAVSRSWTSYLATLCNQDPDSFLIKAHSLAEGYNKLDPIAVGVCIIICFIAIFSTKGSSRLNYVASIIHTIVILFIIVCGLIKSDASNYTPFAPFGPRGIFKAAAVLFFAYVGFDAVSTMAEETKNPARDIPIGLVGSMVITTTIYCLMAITLCLMQKYDSVDENAPFSIAFKRVGWSWAQYLVAFGALKGMTSVLLVSAVGQARYLTHIARTHMMPPWFSHVNAKTGTPVNATATMMAATAVIALFTKLDILANLLSISTLFIFMLVAVALLVRRYYVAGVTTPCNRLKLILFILLILASSIATAAYWGLSDDGWIAYCVTVPVWFLATAGIYFFVPHARDPKMWGVPLVPWLPSASIAINIFLLGSIDKESFERFGIWTACLLIYYLFFGLHASYDTAKEVEKNQEVGKIEEGDVAPSAPNSPQN